A window of Ipomoea triloba cultivar NCNSP0323 chromosome 2, ASM357664v1 contains these coding sequences:
- the LOC116011415 gene encoding protein translation factor SUI1 homolog: protein MSDLDLQIPSTFDPFAEANAENSGAGSKDYVHIRVQQRNGRKSLTTVQGLKKEFSYNKILKDLKKEFCCNGTVVQDPELGQVIQLQGDQRKNVSTFLVQAGIVKKEHIKIHGF, encoded by the exons ATGTCTGATCTCGACCTCCAGATTCCCTCCACCTTTG ATCCTTTTGCCGAGGCAAATGCTGAAAATTCTGGTGCTGGGTCAAAAGACTATGTGCACATTCGTGTTCAGCAGCGAAATGGTAGGAAAAGCTTGACAACTGTGCAGGGGTTGAAGAAAGAATTCAGCTATAATAAAATACTGAAGGACCTTAAGAAAGAATTTTGCTGCAATGGAACCGTTGTTCAGGACCCTGAACTAGGCCAG GTTATTCAGCTTCAAGGTGACCAGCGGAAGAATGTGTCTACCTTCCTTGTCCAG GCTGGAATTGTGAAGAAGGAACACATCAAAATTCATGGTTTCTGA
- the LOC116011362 gene encoding small G protein signaling modulator 1-like: protein MWKDLGDSGDSFYEVRPQCTDVPKTKFRVKAGKTLSSRRWEAAFTPEGYLNIGKILRRIYRGGIHPSIRGEVWEFLLGCYDPKSTFGERDQIRQRRREQYAVLKEECRQIFSMIGSGRFITAPVITEDGYPTQDPLVLQEANGAQRPTENGSLNDPDLVKETDQRIVQWKLTLHQIGLDVFRTDRTLIFYEKQENLAKLWDILAVYAWFDKDIGYCQGMSDLCSPMIILLEDEGDAFWCFQHLMRRLRGNFKCTESSVGVEMQLSNLATVTQVIDPKLHKHLETLGGGDYLFAFRMLMVLFRREFSFGDSLFLWEMMWALEYDPTLFLLYEDPESSNEKSEGSKGKTKTKSEYGKYERAYMKNAGKNNSVAPLPLSVFLVASVLKEKSPKLLAEARGLDDVVKILNDTTGNLDAKKACNGALKIHKKYLKKVK, encoded by the exons ATGTGGAAGGACCTTGGAGATTCTGGTGATTCATTCTACGAGGTCCGGCCTCAATGCACGGATGTCCCCAAAACCAAGTTTAGAGTCAAG GCTGGGAAAACCCTAAGTTCAAGGAGATGGGAAGCTGCATTTACTCCAGAAGGTTATCTCAATATTGGCAAAATACTTAGAAGAATTTATCGTGGG GGTATACATCCCTCAATTAGAGGCGAAGTTTGGGAATTTTTACTGGGTTGTTATGATCCAAAAAGCACTTTTGGAGAACGAGATCAGATAAGACAACGTCGGAG GGAGCAGTATGCGGTATTGAAAGAAGAATGCCGCCAAATATTTTCCATGATTGGAAGTGGCAGATTTATTACTGCACCTGTAATCACAGAGGATGGCTATCCTACTCAAGATCCTTTAGTGCTTCAAGAGGCAAATGGGGCCCAAAGGCCAACCGAGAATG GTTCTTTGAATGACCCAGACTTGGTGAAGGAAACAGATCAAAGAATAGTTCAGTGGAAACTCACGTTGCATCAGATAG GTCTTGATGTTTTCCGGACGGATAGGACACTAATATTCTATGAGAAACAAGAGAATCTTGCAAAACTTTGGGATATTCTAGCCGTTTATGCCTGGTTTGACAAAGATATTGGCTACTGTCAAG GTATGAGCGACCTTTGCTCCCCCATGATAATTCTTCTTGAAGATGAAGGGGATGCGTTTTGGTGCTTCCAACACTTGATGCGTAGACTG CGAGGAAATTTCAAATGCACTGAAAGTTCTGTCGGAGTAGAAATGCAGCTTAGTAATCTGGCCACAGTTACCCAAGTTATTGATCCTAAACTCCATAAGCACTTAG AGACCTTAGGTGGAGGTGATTATCTGTTTGCCTTTAGAATGCTTATGGTTTTGTTCCGTCGTGAATTTTCTTTTGGCGATTCATTGTTTCTATGGGAG ATGATGTGGGCGCTAGAGTACGATCCAACGCTGTTCTTGCTGTATGAAGATCCTGAATCATCTAACGAAAAATCTGAAGGATCAAAAGGGAAAACGAAGACAAAAAGCGAGTATGGGAAATACGAGAGAGCATACATGAAAAATGCAGGAAAAAATAATTCAGTGGCTCCCCTCCCACTCTCGGTTTTCCTTGTTGCCAGTGTCCTCAAAGAAAAAAGCCCCAAGCTGTTGGCAGAGGCTCGGGGACTGGACGACGTTGTTAAG ATACTAAATGACACAACGGGCAACCTAGACGCGAAAAAAGCATGCAATGGCGCGCTCAAAATTCACAAGAAATACCTTAAAAAGGTGAAGTAG
- the LOC116010390 gene encoding protein disulfide isomerase-like 5-4 — MFSTGKLKSVDFYRKIPRDLTEASLSGAGLSIIAALCMVFLFGMELNNYMTVSTTTSIVVDKSSDGDFLRIDFNLSFPALSCEFASVDVIDVLGTNRLNITKTVRKYSIDSNLRHTGSEFQSGAIVAVKHDEEVDEEYGEGAISLNGRTFDRIVHEYPILVVNFYAPWCYWSNRLKPSWEKAAKIIKERYDPEMDGRILLGKVDCTEEVDLCKRNHIQGYPSIRIFRKGSDLKEDHGHHEHESYYGDRDTESLVKTMEELVAPISLESQRVASDGKSNKLANGTKRPAPATGGCRIEGFVRVKKVPGNLVISAHSGAHSFDGSQMNMSHVISRFSFGKMISSREMSDVKRLLPYLGQNYDKLSGKTYITNPKDSSENVTIEHYIQVVKTEVMTRSYKLVEEYEYTAHSSLVHSFDLPVAKFHVVPSAMQVIIKENAKSFSHFLTNVCAIIGGVFTVAGILDSILHNTMRLMRKVELGKNF; from the exons ACAG GAAGATTCCCAGAGATCTGACTGAGGCATCATTATCTGGTGCTGGGTTGTCCATTATAGCAGCACTTTGCATGGTGTTTTTGTTTGGAATG GAATTAAACAATTACATGACAGTGAGCACCACAACTTCAATTGTCGTTGACAAGAGTTCTGATGGAGATTTCTTGCGAATTGATTTTAATCTTAG TTTTCCAGCATTGTCTTGTGAGTTTGCATCTGTGGATGTGATTGATGTCTTGGGAACA AATAGGTTGAATATTACAAAAACAGTGCGTAAGTATTCCATAGATTCAAATTTGAGGCATACTGGTTCTGAATTTCAATCTGGAGCAATTGTTGCTGTTAAGCATGATGAGGAAGTAGATGAAGAGTATGGTGAAGGTGCCATTTCACTAAATGGCCGTACTTTTGATAGAATAGTTCATGA ATACCCAATTCTAGTTGTGAATTTCTATGCTCCGTGGTGCTATTGGAGCAACCGTTTG AAACCTTCATGGGAAAAAGCAGCCAAAATCATAAAAGAAAG GTATGATCCAGAGATGGATGGACGAATCCTTTTGGGAAAGGTTGATTGCACTGAAGAAGTTGATTTATGTAAAAG GAATCACATACAGGGGTATCCATCTATTCGCATCTTCAGGAAAGGGAGCGATCTTAA AGAGGATCATGGGCACCATGAGCATGAGTCATATTATGGTGATCGAGATACAGAGAGCCTGGTAAAG ACAATGGAAGAACTGGTTGCACCTATTTCATTGGAGTCTCAAAGGGTTGCTTCTGATGGCAAGTCTAACAAACTGGCAAATGGTACAAAGAGGCCCGCACCAGCAACTGGAGGCTGCAGAATTGAAGGTTTTGTACGTGTTAAGAAG GTTCCAGGCAATCTTGTTATTTCAGCTCATTCAGGGGCTCATTCATTTGATGGTTCTCAGATGAACATGTCGCATGTAATTTCCCGTTTTTCATTTGGTAAGATGATAAGTTCTAGGGAAATGAGTGATGTGAAGAGGTTGCTACCATACCTTGGTCAAAACTATGACAAGCTGAGTGGCAAAACATACATTACTAATCCAAAGGATTCCAGTGAAAATGTTACC ATTGAGCATTACATTCAAGTGGTGAAAACAGAGGTTATGACAAGATCCTATAAATTAGTGGAGGAGTACGAGTACACAGCTCACAGTAGTCTGGTTCACAGTTTTGACCTACCTGTCGCAAAGTTTCATGTTGTGCCATCAGCAATGCAG GTCATCATTAAAGAAAATGCAAAATCCTTCTCGCACTTTCTTACAAATGTCTGCGCTATTATCGGGGGTGTTTTTACG GTAGCTGGTATATTGGATTCAATTCTGCACAATACTATGAGACTGATGCGAAAAGTTGAGCTAGGAAAGAATTTTTAA
- the LOC116005701 gene encoding thiamine thiazole synthase, chloroplastic-like yields the protein MATMASTLASSVSKTSFLDAQKSFFHGTPAVSSQSRSFIQPLKSSIPRNMAISMSASASNPPPYDLKSFTFDPIKESIVSREMTRRYMTDMITFADTDVIVVGAGSAGLSCAYELSKNPNVQVAIIEQSVSPGGGAWLGGQLFSAMVVRKPAHLFLDELGVEYDEQDNYVVIKHAALFTSTIMSKLLSRPNVKLFNAVAAEDLIVKGGRVGGVVTNWALVSMNHDTQSCMDPNVMEAKVVVSSCGHDGPFGATGVKRLRSIGMIESVPGMKALDMNTAEDAIVRLTREIVPGMIVTGMEVAEIDGAPRMGPTFGAMMISGQKAAHLALKALGMANAIDGTEVGSVHPELIMAAADDSDVVDA from the exons ATGGCAACCATGGCTTCTACCTTGGCTTCCTCAGTATCCAAAACCTCTTTCTTGGATGCTCAGAAATCCTTCTTCCATGGAACCCCTGCCGTCTCTTCACAATCAAGGTCTTTTATACAGCCCCTCAAATCCTCTATTCCAAGAAACATGGCTATCTCCATGTCCGCTTCGGCTTCCAATCCTCCTCCTTACGATCTCAAAAGCTTCACATTTGATCCAATCAAGGAATCCATTGTTTCTCGGGAGATGACGAGGAGGTACATGACGGATATGATCACCTTCGCCGATACCGACGTCATTGTTGTCGGCGCTGGATCTGCTGGTCTCTCTTGCGCTTATGAGCTCAGTAAGAACCCTAATGTTCAG GTGGCGATAATAGAGCAATCTGTGAGCCCGGGCGGAGGCGCGTGGCTGGGCGGGCAACTGTTTTCCGCTATGGTGGTTCGCAAGCCGGCCCATCTGTTCCTGGACGAGCTGGGCGTGGAGTACGACGAGCAAGACAACTACGTGGTGATCAAGCACGCGGCGCTGTTCACGTCGACGATCATGAGCAAGCTGCTGAGCAGGCCGAACGTGAAGCTGTTCAACGCGGTGGCGGCGGAGGATTTGATCGTGAAGGGCGGGAGAGTGGGCGGCGTGGTCACCAACTGGGCTCTGGTGTCGATGAACCACGACACGCAGTCGTGCATGGACCCCAACGTGATGGAGGCGAAAGTGGTGGTGAGCTCCTGCGGCCACGATGGCCCGTTTGGGGCTACCGGAGTTAAGAGGCTTAGGAGCATTGGGATGATCGAAAGTGTCCCCGGGATGAAAGCTTTGGATATGAACACGGCGGAGGACGCCATCGTGAGGCTGACTAGAGAAATCGTGCCCGGGATGATTGTCACCGGCATGGAGGTCGCCGAAATCGATGGAGCACCAAGAATG GGACCGACGTTTGGAGCGATGATGATATCAGGGCAGAAGGCGGCGCATTTGGCACTGAAAGCTCTAGGAATGGCTAATGCTATTGATGGAACAGAGGTTGGAAGCGTTCACCCAGAGCTGATAATGGCTGCGGCTGATGATTCGGATGTGGTGGATGCTTAA
- the LOC116009830 gene encoding uncharacterized protein LOC116009830, translating to MSKTTSAIVVLFSVVFLVSVVAGRVPHVINFRSENLFPESFVWDPRSQHFIVGSLRYPKLVSVSDAGVSETLISDESLPANSKILGIALDRSHYRVLAVVHCPPSASEPEPFNALAAYDLISLRRLFLTPLIDDEEDDWNPIESVANDVTTDFSGNAYVTNSGRNLIWKVNFDGKASVLSRSKAFKSYPVDATADYHKCGLNGVVYNSKGYLLAVQSNTGKLFKVDVENGGARTVLLNKDLTAADGIAVRGDGVVVAVSRRKLYFLKSPDSWMEGVVFDETALEEDRHASAVTVGNLDRVYVLYGHIHEGIMVNAERDEFGIMEIESENEKREDNVWIFVLIGLGLAYLMFWRFQMRHLVDSMNKKRL from the coding sequence ATGTCGAAAACAACATCGGCTATCGTTGTTCTCTTCTCCGTCGTATTTCTCGTGAGTGTAGTCGCCGGACGGGTACCCCACGTCATCAACTTCCGATCGGAGAACCTTTTCCCGGAGTCCTTCGTGTGGGACCCAAGGTCCCAGCACTTCATCGTTGGCTCTCTACGCTATCCAAAGCTCGTCTCCGTCTCTGACGCCGGCGTCTCCGAAACCCTAATCTCCGACGAATCTCTTCCGGCGAACTCGAAGATCTTGGGCATCGCTCTAGACCGGAGCCACTACCGCGTCCTCGCCGTCGTCCACTGCCCGCCTTCCGCTTCTGAGCCGGAACCCTTCAACGCCCTCGCGGCTTATGACCTAATCTCCCTTCGCCGCCTCTTCCTAACCCCGCTCATCGACGACGAAGAAGATGATTGGAACCCTATCGAATCCGTCGCAAATGACGTCACAACGGATTTCTCCGGCAACGCTTATGTCACCAACTCGGGGAGAAATCTCATTTGGAAAGTCAATTTCGACGGCAAGGCCTCCGTGCTGTCCAGATCGAAGGCGTTCAAATCGTATCCGGTGGACGCCACCGCCGACTACCACAAATGCGGCCTAAACGGCGTCGTTTACAACTCCAAGGGCTATCTACTCGCCGTCCAATCCAACACCGGGAAGCTCTTCAAAGTCGACGTTGAAAACGGCGGCGCCAGGACCGTTCTCCTCAACAAGGACTTAACGGCGGCGGACGGGATCGCCGTCAGGGGCGACGGCGTCGTGGTGGCGGTTAGCCGCCGGAAACTATATTTCCTAAAAAGCCCCGATAGTTGGATGGAAGGGGTGGTGTTTGACGAAACTGCCCTCGAAGAAGACCGGCACGCTTCTGCAGTGACGGTGGGGAATTTGGACAGGGTGTACGTGTTATATGGACATATCCACGAGGGCATTATGGTAAATGCGGAGAGGGATGAGTTTGGAATAATGGAAATAGAGTcggaaaatgaaaaaagagaagACAATGTTTGGATCTTTGTTCTTATTGGTTTGGGTTTAGCTTATTTAATGTTTTGGAGATTCCAAATGCGCCATCTTGTGGATAGCATGAACAAGAAAAgactttga